From the Burkholderia glumae LMG 2196 = ATCC 33617 genome, one window contains:
- a CDS encoding DUF2970 domain-containing protein, with protein sequence MTQGSFGKTLKAVFWSFFGVRRRSDLEADAQSLNPLHVLIVALLAAVAFIGVLLLVVHAVVG encoded by the coding sequence ATGACGCAAGGCTCGTTCGGCAAGACGCTCAAGGCCGTGTTCTGGTCGTTCTTCGGCGTGCGCAGGCGCAGCGATCTGGAGGCCGACGCGCAGTCGCTGAATCCGCTGCATGTGCTGATCGTGGCACTGCTCGCGGCGGTGGCGTTCATCGGCGTGCTGCTGCTCGTCGTGCATGCGGTGGTCGGCTAG
- a CDS encoding cytochrome c oxidase assembly protein → MSEPVVDADSSFNRTMLLKLAVVAALMFGFGFALVPIYRAICQVTGLNNLVQRDVSAREARNTQVDASRTISVELDANARGPLGFRPEQRSLDVHPGEVMTVVYEVTNAQDRQVVAQAIPSYAPKQATEYFKKIECFCFTQQTLKPNESRRMPVVFVVDRALPKDVKTITLSYTFFELSPPAAAAGPGSKRGA, encoded by the coding sequence ATGTCGGAACCGGTCGTCGACGCTGATTCCAGCTTCAATCGCACGATGCTGCTGAAGCTCGCGGTGGTCGCGGCGCTGATGTTTGGCTTCGGGTTCGCGCTGGTGCCGATCTACCGCGCGATCTGCCAGGTGACGGGCCTCAACAATCTCGTGCAGCGCGACGTCAGCGCGCGCGAGGCGCGCAACACCCAGGTGGACGCGAGCCGCACGATCTCGGTGGAGCTCGACGCGAACGCGCGCGGCCCGCTCGGCTTCCGGCCCGAGCAGCGCAGCCTCGACGTGCATCCGGGCGAGGTGATGACGGTGGTCTACGAGGTGACCAACGCGCAGGACCGTCAGGTGGTCGCGCAGGCGATCCCGAGCTACGCGCCGAAGCAGGCCACCGAGTATTTCAAGAAGATCGAGTGTTTCTGTTTCACGCAGCAGACGCTGAAGCCGAACGAATCGCGCCGCATGCCGGTGGTGTTCGTGGTGGACCGGGCGCTGCCGAAGGACGTGAAGACGATCACGCTGTCCTATACGTTCTTCGAGCTGAGCCCGCCGGCAGCGGCGGCGGGCCCGGGCTCGAAGCGCGGCGCGTGA
- a CDS encoding cytochrome oxidase small assembly protein: MSRHRSQARTPAQIRAGNRRLGLVLLAVVAAFFIAAVVNQWIASTS, encoded by the coding sequence ATGAGCCGCCACCGTTCACAAGCACGCACGCCCGCGCAGATCCGCGCGGGCAACCGGCGGCTGGGCCTCGTGCTGCTGGCCGTGGTCGCCGCCTTTTTCATTGCCGCCGTCGTCAATCAATGGATCGCTTCCACTTCATGA
- the ctaD gene encoding cytochrome c oxidase subunit I, with amino-acid sequence MSSIGHDVTAGHAHDDHAHELPHGWRRWLFATNHKDIGTLYLLFSFVMFLSGGVMALGIRAELFEPGLQIMRPEFFNQLTTMHGLIMVFGAIMPAFVGFANWMVPLQIGASDMAFARMNNFSFWLLPVAAVLLVGSFFAPGGATAAGWTLYAPLSTQMGPGMDFAIFAVHLMGASSIMGGINIVVTILNMRAPGMTLMKMPMFAWTWLITAYLLIAVMPVLAGAITMVLFDRHFGTSFFNAAGGGDPVMYQHIFWFFGHPEVYIMILPAFGIVSQVIPAFSRKPLFGYSSMVYATASIAILSFMVWAHHMFATGMPVTGQLFFMYATMLIAVPTGVKVFNWVATMWRGSLSFETPMLFAIGFLFVFTFGGLTGLMLAMAPLDIQYHGTYFVVAHFHYVLVAGSLFGLFSGWYYWSPKWTGWMYNEMRGKIHFWASMIFFNITFFPMHFVGLAGMPRRYADYPAQFTDFNQVATIGAFGFGLAQVYFLFAVALPAYRGGGGLEKAPDKPWDGAIGLEWTVPSPAPFHTFEHPPTVD; translated from the coding sequence ATGTCTAGCATAGGACACGACGTAACCGCGGGACACGCGCACGACGATCATGCGCACGAGCTACCGCACGGCTGGCGCCGCTGGCTGTTCGCGACCAATCACAAGGACATCGGCACGCTGTACCTGCTGTTCTCGTTCGTGATGTTCCTGTCGGGCGGCGTGATGGCGCTCGGCATTCGCGCCGAGCTGTTCGAGCCGGGCCTGCAGATCATGCGTCCCGAGTTCTTCAACCAGCTCACCACGATGCACGGCCTGATCATGGTGTTCGGCGCGATCATGCCGGCCTTCGTCGGCTTCGCGAACTGGATGGTGCCGCTGCAGATCGGGGCCTCGGACATGGCGTTCGCGCGCATGAACAACTTCAGCTTCTGGCTGCTGCCGGTGGCGGCGGTGCTGCTGGTGGGCTCGTTCTTCGCGCCGGGCGGCGCGACCGCGGCGGGCTGGACGCTGTACGCGCCGCTTTCCACGCAGATGGGGCCGGGCATGGACTTTGCGATCTTCGCGGTCCACCTGATGGGCGCCTCGTCGATCATGGGCGGCATCAATATCGTCGTGACGATCCTGAACATGCGCGCGCCGGGCATGACGCTCATGAAGATGCCGATGTTCGCGTGGACCTGGCTGATCACCGCCTACCTGCTGATCGCGGTGATGCCGGTGCTGGCCGGCGCCATCACGATGGTGCTGTTCGACCGCCATTTCGGCACCTCGTTCTTCAACGCGGCGGGCGGCGGCGACCCGGTGATGTATCAGCACATCTTCTGGTTCTTCGGCCATCCCGAGGTCTACATCATGATCCTGCCCGCGTTCGGGATCGTCTCGCAGGTGATACCGGCGTTCTCGCGCAAGCCGCTGTTCGGCTACAGCTCGATGGTGTACGCCACCGCGTCGATCGCGATCCTCTCGTTCATGGTCTGGGCGCACCACATGTTCGCCACCGGCATGCCCGTCACGGGTCAGCTGTTCTTCATGTACGCGACCATGCTGATCGCGGTGCCGACCGGCGTGAAGGTGTTCAACTGGGTCGCCACCATGTGGCGCGGCTCGCTCAGCTTCGAGACGCCGATGCTGTTCGCGATCGGCTTCCTGTTCGTGTTCACGTTCGGCGGGCTGACCGGGCTGATGCTGGCGATGGCGCCGCTCGACATCCAGTACCACGGCACCTACTTCGTGGTGGCGCACTTCCACTACGTGCTGGTGGCGGGCTCGCTGTTCGGGCTGTTCTCGGGCTGGTACTACTGGTCGCCGAAATGGACCGGCTGGATGTACAACGAGATGCGCGGCAAGATCCATTTCTGGGCGTCGATGATCTTCTTCAACATCACGTTCTTCCCGATGCACTTCGTCGGTCTGGCCGGCATGCCGCGCCGCTATGCCGACTATCCGGCGCAGTTCACCGACTTCAACCAGGTCGCGACGATCGGCGCGTTCGGCTTCGGCCTCGCGCAGGTCTACTTCCTGTTCGCGGTGGCGCTGCCGGCCTATCGCGGCGGCGGCGGGCTCGAGAAGGCACCCGACAAGCCATGGGACGGCGCGATCGGCCTCGAGTGGACGGTGCCGAGCCCGGCGCCGTTCCATACCTTCGAGCATCCGCCGACCGTCGACTGA